Proteins from a genomic interval of Lolium perenne isolate Kyuss_39 chromosome 1, Kyuss_2.0, whole genome shotgun sequence:
- the LOC127345338 gene encoding UDP-glycosyltransferase 88A1-like, with translation MDKMKQTVIMYPGCDVGHIAPMTELANIFLKHGYNVTMVLVEPPFKSSDSSATAIERIAASNPSISFHVLPALPLPDMFASGKHPFLLILQLLRDYNELLEAFLRSLPRESLHSVVLDMFCSHALDVCLKLGIPAYTFFASSASCLSVLTQFPALIASRQTGLKEIGDTPLHFLGVPPMPASHLIKELLEHPEEEMCKAMTNTWKRNTETMGVLVNTFESLETRAVQSLRDPLCVPGRILPPIYCVGPLVGMGSKDENGAASNECLKWLDLQPDRSVVFLCFGSMGTFSVEQLREIAVGLERSRQHFLWSVRTPAGSHDPEKYLEVRPEPDLHALMPEGFLERTKDKGLVIKSWAPQVDVLRHRATGAFVTHCGWNSVLESIVAGVPMLCWPLEAEQKMNKVCMMEEMSIAVELDGYMAGFVKADEVETKVRLVIEGAEGRQLRAQVAARKEEARAAIEEGGSSRASFVQFLLDVENIGEQIGE, from the coding sequence ATGGACAAGATGAAGCAGACTGTCATCATGTACCCCGGTTGCGATGTTGGTCACATTGCCCCCATGACGGAGCTCGCCAACATCTTCCTCAAGCATGGCTATAATGTCACCATGGTGCTCGTCGAGCCACCCTTCAAGTCGTCCGACTCCAGCGCCACCGCCATTGAGCGTATTGCCGCCTCCAACCCGTCCATCTCCTTCCATGTCCTCCCGGCACTCCCTCTCCCAGACATGTTCGCCTCTGGCAAACACCCTTTCCTACTCATTCTTCAGCTCTTGCGCGATTACAACGAGCTGCTCGAAGCCTTCCTCCGCTCCTTGCCCCGGGAAAGCTTGCATTCCGTTGTCCTTGACATGTTCTGCAGTCACGCTCTCGACGTCTGCTTGAAGCTCGGTATCCCGGCATACACGTTCTTCGCCTCAAGTGCGTCGTGTCTGTCTGTCTTGACCCAGTTTCCTGCATTGATAGCTAGCAGGCAGACCGGCTTGAAGGAAATCGGGGACACGCCGCTTCATTTCCTCGGAGTTCCGCCGATGCCGGCATCTCATCTCATCAAAGAGCTACTGGAGCACCCGGAGGAGGAGATGTGCAAGGCAATGACCAACACCTGGAAGCGCAACACTGAGACGATGGGCGTTCTGGTGAACACGTTCGAGTCGTTGGAGACCCGGGCGGTGCAGTCACTTAGGGATCCTCTCTGTGTCCCCGGCCGGATCCTGCCTCCGATATATTGCGTCGGGCCGTTGGTTGGCATGGGCTCAAAGGATGAAAACGGAGCGGCGAGCAACGAGTGCCTTAAGTGGCTGGATTTGCAGCCGGACCGCAGCGTCGTGTTCCTCTGCTTCGGAAGCATGGGCACGTTCTCCGTGGAGCAGCTCCGGGAGATAGCCGTTGGCCTAGAGAGGTCCAGGCAACACTTCCTATGGTCCGTGCGCACGCCGGCCGGAAGCCATGACCCGGAGAAATACTTGGAGGTGCGCCCAGAGCCGGATCTCCACGCGCTCATGCCGGAGGGGTTCCTAGAGCGGACCAAGGACAAGGGCCTCGTCATCAAGTCGTGGGCGCCGCAGGTGGATGTACTCCGGCACCGTGCGACTGGTGCATTCGTTACACACTGCGGCTGGAACTCGGTGCTAGAGTCTATCGTGGCGGGCGTCCCAATGTTGTGCTGGCCACTAGAAGCGGAGCAGAAGATGAACAAGGTGTGCATGATGGAGGAGATGAGCATCGCTGTGGAGCTAGATGGGTACATGGCGGGTTTTGTGAAGGCGGACGAGGTGGAGACCAAGGTGAGGTTGGTTATAGAGGGTGCAGAAGGGAGGCAGCTAAGGGCGCAGGTGGCTGCTCGCAAAGAAGAGGCGAGGGCGGCAATTGAGGAAGGGGGCTCGTCACGGGCATCCTTCGTCCAGTTTCTGTTGGATGTGGAGAATATCGGAGAGCAGATTGGTGAGTGA